A single region of the Microbulbifer sp. MKSA007 genome encodes:
- a CDS encoding glycerophosphodiester phosphodiesterase family protein, producing the protein MLIAHRGDKTRQPENTIAAFEAAHNLGACAIQCDIRFSADGTPWCFHEDSLHIPGNDQSQVFHSLRDSQLHHQSINRFIELVDWASCHRHLDWFIGISPANIAATGFVTAVKKLMELMHTENESFALLTADCRSLRAARNMGWHRVALEINSVSRCLSADIVTLAPEYLLIRDSQVECDELPPGPWQWVVYEINSTEEAVLWRKRGAHHILTGNLPLLMRSREASDVYGF; encoded by the coding sequence ATGTTAATTGCTCATCGCGGCGACAAGACCCGCCAACCAGAGAATACGATTGCCGCTTTCGAGGCGGCCCATAATCTGGGGGCCTGCGCTATTCAGTGCGATATCCGCTTCAGCGCCGACGGCACCCCCTGGTGCTTCCACGAGGATAGCCTGCACATCCCCGGCAATGACCAGTCCCAGGTCTTCCACTCCCTTAGGGATTCACAGTTACACCACCAGTCGATCAATCGCTTTATCGAGCTGGTAGACTGGGCCAGCTGCCATCGCCACCTGGATTGGTTTATCGGTATCTCACCTGCCAATATCGCCGCCACTGGATTTGTCACCGCCGTTAAAAAGTTAATGGAGCTGATGCACACTGAGAATGAGTCATTCGCTCTACTCACCGCAGACTGCCGCAGCCTCAGAGCCGCCCGCAATATGGGCTGGCATCGGGTTGCCCTTGAGATCAATAGTGTCTCCCGGTGCCTATCTGCCGACATTGTTACTTTGGCGCCAGAATATCTACTAATTCGCGACAGCCAGGTTGAATGTGACGAATTGCCCCCAGGCCCCTGGCAATGGGTTGTCTATGAAATCAACTCAACAGAAGAGGCAGTACTCTGGCGCAAGCGCGGTGCTCACCATATTCTCACCGGCAACTTGCCGCTGCTGATGCGCTCCCGGGAAGCGAGTGATGTCTACGGATTTTGA
- a CDS encoding fimbria/pilus periplasmic chaperone produces MKKVLLSLLFFVVQPVMAAMSVDKIVLYLEDTPSARDDVLVSNPDNETLYIQTEIFRVDNPGHDNESRVRVINPDEFKLLVSPARAVLAPGERKRFRLMALDKDLEEEKVYRVTFKPVVGDIKSDRTALKILVAYQALVFVQPKGGAYKIDLVAEGDNYRLTNSGNINVEVVEVRHCVTEEKCEKLEATGRLYAGTSIEVTGKPVGGELEVLLRGQQSERVRFPLSG; encoded by the coding sequence ATGAAAAAAGTACTGCTTTCACTGCTATTCTTTGTCGTCCAGCCAGTAATGGCAGCTATGTCTGTGGATAAAATTGTCCTTTACCTGGAAGATACTCCCAGCGCCCGGGATGATGTTCTCGTCAGCAATCCAGATAATGAGACGCTATATATCCAAACTGAAATATTCCGTGTGGATAATCCCGGCCATGATAATGAGAGTCGAGTCAGGGTGATAAATCCTGATGAATTTAAACTCCTTGTCAGCCCCGCAAGAGCTGTCCTGGCTCCCGGAGAGAGAAAGCGCTTTCGCTTAATGGCCTTAGATAAAGATCTTGAAGAGGAAAAAGTCTACCGGGTGACTTTTAAACCCGTTGTAGGTGATATCAAGAGTGACAGAACGGCACTAAAAATCCTTGTAGCTTATCAGGCATTGGTATTTGTGCAGCCAAAAGGCGGAGCTTATAAAATTGATTTAGTGGCTGAAGGGGATAATTACCGACTCACGAATAGTGGCAATATTAATGTAGAAGTCGTGGAAGTTCGTCATTGTGTGACTGAAGAGAAGTGTGAAAAACTTGAGGCCACCGGTCGGTTATATGCTGGCACCAGTATCGAAGTAACGGGTAAACCCGTTGGCGGCGAGCTGGAAGTTTTACTGCGAGGGCAGCAGAGTGAGCGGGTTCGTTTTCCTCTTAGTGGCTAA